In Chlamydiota bacterium, the genomic stretch ATATACTGACAAGTTTTCGGTTCGGCCCCCTAGGGGGCCAAGGGAAGATGCACTCTCCACGGAGTGAATCTCAAAACCGGACATTTTAACTTTGCTAGAAATAGGACATTTTAACTTTGCTATTACACTCCGCGCTAAAAGGGTGGCTTCCCCTCCCCCCCGATGCTACACTGTGCGCGCCATGCCCCGGAACTTCGCCTGGCTCGTGCAGGACCAGCTCGCAGGGATGGAGCGCCCCGGGTCGTTCCACCCGCTCGGGGAGGACCTCCGGTTCCTCAAGGAGCGCGGGATCGGCCTGATCATCTCGCTCACGGTCGCCCCGCTCGACCGGAACGAGTGCGAACGGTTCGGCTTCGAACTGTTCCATATCCCGATCCGGGACGGCGAGGCGCCGGAGATTTCCGAGATCGAGCGCTTCCTCAGCTACGTCGCCTACGGGCTGGGCGGCGCCAAGAAGGTCGTCGCGCACTGCGGGGCGGGGTACGGACGCACCGGCACGATGCTGGCCTGCTTTTTGGTGCGCGCCGGCCGTCGGGCCGAAGAGGCGATCGCCGAGGTGCGCCGCAGGATACCGGGCGCAGTGGAGAACGAGGCGCAGGAGCGCCGGGTGGAGGAGTACGCGCTGCATCTGGAGAGGAAGGGGCGCACAACGGCCCGCGAAGGAGCGTGAGCGAATGGATCTGATGGACACGCTGGTCTCCCTCTGCAAGCGGAGGGGATTCATCTTCCAGTCGAGCGAGATCTACGGCGGTCTGAACAGCTGCTGGGACTACGGCCCGCTCGGCGTGGAGCTCAAGAACAACCTCAAGCGCCACTGGTGGCGGACGATGACGCAGCTGCGCGACGACGTCGTGGGGATCGACGCATCGATCCTGATGCACCCCTCCGTCTGGGTCGCCTCGGGGCACGTCGAGGCGTTCACGGACCCGCTCGTGGACTGCAGGTCGTGCAAACAGCGCTTCCGCGGCGACGAACTGAAGGACGGGAAATGCCCCCGCTGCGGCTCGCGGCAGGTCACGGAGGCGCGCCAGTTCAACCTCATGTTCAAGACCCACATGGGCCCGGTCGAGGAGGAGGGCTCCGTCGTCTACCTGCGGCCCGAAACGGCCCAGGGGATCTACGTGAACTTCCAGAACGTACTCACCCCCTCCCGACAGAAGATCCCGTTCGGCATCGCCCAGATCGGGAAGGCGTTCCGGAACGAGATCTCACCCGGGAACTTCGTCTTCCGCACGCGCGAATTCGAGCAGATGGAGATGCAGTTCTTCGTCGAGCCGGGAACCGACGCGGAGTGGCTCGAGCGCTGGAAGGCGGCCCGCATGGACTGGTACGCCGAACTCGGCCTGCGGAAGGAGAAGCTGCGCCTCCACCAGCACCCGCAGAAGGAGCTCGCGCACTACGCCAAGGACGCCTACGACATCGAGTACGAGTTCCCGTTCGGGTGGAAGGAGCTCGAGGGGATCCACAACCGGACCGACTACGATCTCTCGCGGCACCAGGAGCACTCGGGCAAGGATCTGTCCTACTTCGACGCCGCCTCGAACAAACGCTTCATCCCGTACATCATCGAGACCTCGGCGGGCGTGGACCGGACGCTCCTGACCTGCCTGGTGGACGCCTACCGCGAGGAGGAGGTCCGCGGGGAGAAGCGGGTGGTCCTCAAGCTGCACCCGCAGATCGCCCCGATGAAGGCCGGCATCTTCCCGCTCGTCAGGCGCGACGGCCTCCCCGAGATCGCCGCCGCGATCGCCCGCGAGCTCCGGCGCCACATGCCGGTCTTCGTCGACGACACCGGCTCGATCGGACGGCGCTACCGCAGGCAGGACGAGGCGGGGACGCCGTTCGGGATCACGGTCGACTCCCAGACGCAGCAGGACGGCACGGTGACGGTGCGCGACCGCGACACGATGGCGCAGGAGCGGGTGCGCGACACGGAGCTGGCGCAGTTCCTCAGGGCGCGCATCGGATAGCCGGCGGCCCGAGACCGGCGGCCCGGACGGAAAGGGCGGCGATGGGCGTTCCCGTGGAAGCGCCGTTCGAATGCCTCGGCTGCGGCGACTGCTGCCGGGTGCGCGGCTTCGTGCGCGTCAGCGCCGGCGAGGTCGACCGGATCGCGGCGTTCCTGGGCCTGGATCCGCGGGCCTTCGCCGAGGAGTATACCCGGTTCGCCGCGCACCGGCGGGGGCTCGAGCTCGAGGAGAAGCCCGACGGCGCATGTGTCTTCCTGCTCGGGGACGGTTGCGCCATCCACCCCGTGAAACCGGCGCAGTGCCGGAACTTTCCCGCGGGGTGGCGGTACCCGGGGGTGGAGGAGGTCTGCCCCGCGTGGAGGCAGCGGACAACAGGGGGGGGCGCCGCCATGGAGGTCGTTGTAGAGAAGCCGACGCCGGAGACGCTGCAATCCCTCGAGGTGGACGGGTGGGGGATCTGGGAATGCGGGCCCAGCACCTTCGACTGGTCCTACGACTCCCCTGAGACCTGCTACATCCTGGAGGGTCGGGCGCGGGTCGCGACGCCGACGGGAACGGTCGAGTTTGCGGCGGGGGATCTCGTCCGCTTCCCCGAGGGGCTCTCCTGCACCTGGACGGTCGTGGAGAAGGTGCGGAAGAGGTACCTGCTCGGCTGACGAGGTCAGCTCCCGCGGCCGAGCAGCCCGCGGGCGATCTCCCTGAGCGGATCGGCGCGCCCGTCGAACGCGCCCAGCGCCTCCACGGCGGCCTCGACGTGCGCCGCGGCGATCCGGCGCGACTCCTCGACGCCGAACAACCCCGGATAGGTCGCCTTGCGCGCCGCCGCGTCCCGCCGGGCCCGCTTGCCCATCAGGTGCTCGTCCCCCGTTGCGTCGAGGATGTCGTCGGTCACCTGGAACGCCATCCCGAGCGAGCGCCCGTAGGCCCTGAGGGATGCCGCATCGCCGGCCTCGGCGCCGCCGAGCACCGCGCCGAACGTTGCGGAGGCCTCCATCAGGGCGGCGGTCTTGCAGGCGTGGATCTCCGCCAGCTCCTCCGCCGAAATCGCTCTCCTCTCCGCGCAGAGGTCCATGACCTGCCCCCCCACCATCCCCGCCGCCCCGCTTCCCTGCGCGAGCGCGGCGACGAGCGCCGCGCGCGCGCCGGGCGGGACCGCCTCCTCCCGCGCCACGACCTCGAACGCCAGCGTGAGGAGGGCGTCGCCGGCGAGGATGGCCAGCGCCTCGCCGAAGACGCGGTGACTGGTCGGCCTGCCGCGCCGCAGGTCGTCGTCGTCCATCGCGGGGAGATCGTCGTGGACGAGCGAATAGGTGTGGACGAGCTCCAGGGCGCACGCCGACGACACGAACGGCGACGGGTCGGCCCCGAGCGCCTCGATCGCCGCGATGCAGAGGATCGGCCGAAGCCTCTTCCCCCCCGCGAAGACGCTGTAGCGCATCGCCTCACGCAGGGCGGCGGGACCGGCCCCCGTGGGCGGCAGGAGGCGTTCGAGGGCGCCGTCCACGAGCCGTTTTCTCTCATCGATGTACCGGGCGAGATGCATGACGCCTCCGGGCGCGGGATACCAGCATACCCGATCCCCCCTCCCCCGTCCACCGCTGCGCGCCCCGGGGCGGCTTCATGGAGGCGGGGCGTGTTTGACATTGGGGAGGGGACGTGCTATCATATGTCCGTTTTGGAGGAAGGTATTGATGGGGGCAAAACGGATTCTTATCGTCGACGACGACCGGGAGATCCTCGACGCGCTCTCCAGGAACTTCATTCGGGATGGGTTCGACGTCTTCACCGCCGCGGACGGCCACGAGGCGATGATCAGCGCCCTCGAGAAGCGGCCCCCGATCGTCCTCCTCGACTACAACATCCCGATGCGTGACGGCCTCGACCTCCTGCGGGAAATCAAGGGGGAGATGCCCGAGACGATGGTGATCGTCATCACCGGGATGGGGTCGGAGGACGTGGCCGTCGAGGCGATGAAGCGCGGCGCCAAGGACTACGTGCGGAAGCCGTTCGACCTGGCAAAACTCAACCGGATCGTCC encodes the following:
- a CDS encoding glycine--tRNA ligase, whose protein sequence is MDLMDTLVSLCKRRGFIFQSSEIYGGLNSCWDYGPLGVELKNNLKRHWWRTMTQLRDDVVGIDASILMHPSVWVASGHVEAFTDPLVDCRSCKQRFRGDELKDGKCPRCGSRQVTEARQFNLMFKTHMGPVEEEGSVVYLRPETAQGIYVNFQNVLTPSRQKIPFGIAQIGKAFRNEISPGNFVFRTREFEQMEMQFFVEPGTDAEWLERWKAARMDWYAELGLRKEKLRLHQHPQKELAHYAKDAYDIEYEFPFGWKELEGIHNRTDYDLSRHQEHSGKDLSYFDAASNKRFIPYIIETSAGVDRTLLTCLVDAYREEEVRGEKRVVLKLHPQIAPMKAGIFPLVRRDGLPEIAAAIARELRRHMPVFVDDTGSIGRRYRRQDEAGTPFGITVDSQTQQDGTVTVRDRDTMAQERVRDTELAQFLRARIG
- a CDS encoding polyprenyl synthetase family protein gives rise to the protein MHLARYIDERKRLVDGALERLLPPTGAGPAALREAMRYSVFAGGKRLRPILCIAAIEALGADPSPFVSSACALELVHTYSLVHDDLPAMDDDDLRRGRPTSHRVFGEALAILAGDALLTLAFEVVAREEAVPPGARAALVAALAQGSGAAGMVGGQVMDLCAERRAISAEELAEIHACKTAALMEASATFGAVLGGAEAGDAASLRAYGRSLGMAFQVTDDILDATGDEHLMGKRARRDAAARKATYPGLFGVEESRRIAAAHVEAAVEALGAFDGRADPLREIARGLLGRGS
- a CDS encoding cupin domain-containing protein — protein: MEVVVEKPTPETLQSLEVDGWGIWECGPSTFDWSYDSPETCYILEGRARVATPTGTVEFAAGDLVRFPEGLSCTWTVVEKVRKRYLLG